From a region of the Mycobacteroides saopaulense genome:
- a CDS encoding cold-shock protein, producing the protein MPTGKVKWYDAEKGFGFLSQEDGEDVYVRSSALPAGVEGLKAGQKVEFGMAAGRRGPQALSLKLIDAPPSVQKTRRESSGPVNHKHTTDELHGMIEDMITLLEGTVQTELRKGRYPDRKIARKVSEVVRAVASELDA; encoded by the coding sequence GTGCCAACCGGCAAGGTCAAGTGGTACGACGCCGAGAAGGGCTTCGGCTTCCTGTCGCAGGAGGACGGCGAGGACGTGTACGTCCGGTCCTCGGCGCTGCCTGCTGGCGTTGAGGGACTCAAGGCCGGTCAAAAGGTCGAATTCGGCATGGCCGCCGGCCGTCGCGGGCCGCAGGCGCTGAGCCTCAAGCTGATCGATGCTCCGCCGTCGGTGCAGAAAACGCGCCGCGAGAGCAGTGGACCGGTGAACCACAAGCACACCACCGACGAACTGCACGGCATGATCGAGGACATGATCACGCTGTTGGAGGGCACGGTGCAGACCGAGCTGCGCAAGGGGCGCTACCCCGATCGCAAGATCGCTCGCAAGGTGTCCGAGGTAGTGCGCGCTGTCGCCAGCGAGCTGGACGCCTGA
- a CDS encoding DNA alkylation repair protein: MAALQAAGDPDRAKKSARFFKTGPGEYGEGDVFIGVSVPDQRKLARQFRGIGRDEVVRLLAGEVHEHRLTALVLAGWEFAHAAGAERRAWVDMYLEQVRAGRVNNWDLVDSSAEQILGEWLVGQDYSPLLELAAQEDLWRRRVGIIGTFAFTRRGDAQPLLAVAPLVIGDRRDLIQKAYGWMLREAGKRCGAEMLLDYLDGHAAAMGRTALSYATEHLDPATRAEYRARR; the protein is encoded by the coding sequence ATGGCGGCGCTCCAGGCCGCGGGCGATCCCGACCGTGCCAAGAAATCCGCGCGGTTCTTCAAGACCGGCCCCGGTGAATATGGTGAGGGTGACGTCTTTATCGGGGTATCCGTTCCCGATCAGCGCAAGCTCGCGCGGCAATTCCGCGGTATCGGGCGCGACGAGGTGGTGCGGCTGCTCGCCGGCGAGGTGCACGAGCACCGATTGACCGCGCTCGTCCTGGCCGGCTGGGAATTCGCGCATGCGGCGGGCGCCGAACGCCGCGCCTGGGTGGACATGTACCTCGAGCAGGTCCGTGCCGGGCGGGTGAACAACTGGGATCTGGTCGATTCGTCGGCCGAGCAGATCCTGGGTGAATGGCTTGTCGGCCAAGACTATTCACCACTGTTGGAGTTGGCCGCGCAGGAAGATCTCTGGCGTCGGCGAGTGGGCATCATCGGCACGTTCGCCTTCACCAGGCGTGGCGACGCGCAGCCTCTTCTGGCGGTGGCTCCCTTGGTTATCGGCGACCGTCGCGACCTCATCCAGAAGGCCTATGGCTGGATGCTGCGCGAAGCCGGAAAGCGTTGTGGCGCAGAGATGCTTCTGGATTATCTGGACGGGCATGCCGCGGCCATGGGCCGGACCGCGCTGAGTTATGCCACCGAGCATCTGGACCCTGCGACGCGCGCGGAGTATCGCGCCCGGCGCTAG
- a CDS encoding DUF2771 family protein codes for MKVKLTALAVVLVLTAAAMVGFIAWQVRGHTEERPEVSAFTHGTAIHAAPYRYCDKTRPDRCDPPGHTVELAVNAHEPVQLSVDGRIATAPWMLSRIYAPVGDIDHKRAESSVYRDHRTAVTIPTVDGDGRRLIGLEIKLPTVVQTETGDLIEVTHAIWSVATVWQN; via the coding sequence GTGAAGGTGAAGCTGACGGCGCTGGCCGTTGTCCTGGTGTTGACGGCTGCCGCCATGGTGGGATTCATCGCCTGGCAGGTGCGCGGACACACCGAGGAGCGGCCCGAGGTCAGCGCCTTCACCCATGGCACCGCGATCCACGCCGCGCCCTACAGGTACTGCGACAAGACGAGGCCCGATCGGTGCGACCCGCCGGGCCATACGGTCGAGCTGGCTGTCAATGCCCATGAACCGGTGCAGCTTTCGGTCGACGGTCGAATCGCGACGGCACCATGGATGCTATCCCGGATCTACGCGCCGGTCGGCGACATCGACCACAAGCGGGCCGAGTCGAGCGTGTACCGCGACCACCGGACTGCCGTGACCATCCCTACCGTCGACGGCGATGGGCGACGGCTGATAGGTCTGGAGATCAAGCTGCCCACCGTGGTTCAGACCGAGACCGGTGACCTTATCGAGGTCACCCACGCGATCTGGTCGGTCGCAACCGTCTGGCAGAACTAG
- a CDS encoding MFS transporter, with the protein MRDDYARFGNRQGSSESASRRRNRDARDANSHPGMANYPTAGSPRDPHRAGGSSNRYLPPLGDERRERPRRQPPPEQENPQKLTVTRVAAMRSREMGSRMYGLFHKAATADGADKSGLTALTYPVMANFAVDAAMAVALANTLFFAAATAESKSKVALYLLITIAPFAVIAPLIGPALDRLQHGRRAALAASFGLRTALAVIMIANYDGASGSFPPWVLYPCALSMLVLSKSFGVLRGAVTPRVLPPTIDLVRVNSRLTTFGLVGGTIVGGAIAAGFELAFTRLFQLPGALFVVIAVTAVGAWASMRIPKWVEVTAGEVPTTFGYHGDDGEHPTILLRRSHRQQEKVRQPLGRNIITSLWGNSTIKVMVGFLTLYPAFVAKSHDAHGFQQLAMLGMVGAAAGIGNFAGNATSARLKLGRPALLVVRCASAVTVVALAAAITGVLAVVVFATLVTSGVSAIAKASLDASLQDDLPEESRASAFGRSEALLQLSWVLGGAIGVMIYTDLWVGFTVISAVLILGLAQTLASFRGASLIPGLGGNRPVMAEQEGGKVHA; encoded by the coding sequence GTGCGGGACGACTACGCGCGGTTCGGGAACCGCCAAGGCAGTAGTGAGTCCGCCTCTCGTCGCCGCAACCGGGATGCGCGCGACGCCAACTCCCATCCGGGTATGGCCAACTATCCGACGGCCGGCTCCCCGCGCGATCCTCACCGCGCGGGCGGCTCGTCGAACCGGTACCTGCCGCCACTCGGCGATGAGCGTCGCGAGCGGCCACGGCGCCAGCCGCCACCCGAACAGGAAAACCCCCAGAAGCTGACCGTCACCCGGGTCGCCGCGATGCGCAGCCGCGAAATGGGTTCCCGGATGTACGGGCTGTTCCACAAGGCCGCGACCGCCGACGGCGCCGACAAGTCGGGCCTGACCGCGCTCACTTATCCGGTCATGGCCAATTTCGCGGTGGATGCCGCGATGGCGGTGGCCCTGGCCAACACCCTCTTCTTCGCCGCGGCTACCGCGGAGTCCAAGAGCAAAGTGGCGCTGTACCTGCTCATCACGATCGCACCGTTCGCCGTGATCGCCCCGCTGATCGGGCCCGCGCTGGATCGTCTGCAACATGGACGGCGGGCCGCACTGGCTGCCTCCTTCGGTCTGCGGACCGCACTCGCGGTGATCATGATCGCCAACTACGACGGCGCCAGCGGCAGCTTTCCTCCCTGGGTGCTGTACCCCTGTGCGTTGTCGATGCTGGTGTTGTCCAAGTCCTTTGGCGTGCTCCGCGGCGCGGTGACACCGCGCGTGCTACCCCCGACCATCGACCTGGTCCGCGTCAACTCGCGGCTCACCACCTTTGGCCTGGTCGGTGGAACCATCGTGGGTGGGGCGATCGCCGCCGGCTTCGAGCTCGCATTCACCCGGCTGTTTCAGTTGCCCGGAGCACTTTTCGTGGTCATTGCGGTCACAGCGGTCGGTGCGTGGGCGTCCATGCGCATCCCCAAGTGGGTGGAGGTAACCGCCGGTGAGGTGCCCACCACCTTCGGCTATCACGGCGACGATGGCGAGCACCCGACAATCCTGCTCCGGCGCTCCCACAGACAGCAGGAAAAGGTCCGTCAGCCACTGGGCCGCAACATCATCACCTCGCTGTGGGGCAACAGCACCATCAAGGTGATGGTCGGATTCCTCACGCTCTACCCCGCGTTCGTCGCCAAATCCCACGACGCACACGGCTTCCAGCAGCTCGCCATGCTGGGCATGGTCGGAGCTGCGGCAGGTATCGGAAACTTCGCCGGCAACGCCACCAGCGCCCGGCTCAAGCTCGGCCGCCCCGCACTGCTCGTGGTGCGTTGCGCCAGCGCGGTGACAGTGGTGGCGCTGGCGGCGGCCATCACCGGTGTGCTGGCGGTGGTGGTGTTCGCGACCCTGGTCACCTCGGGGGTCAGCGCGATCGCCAAGGCGTCCCTGGACGCCTCGTTGCAGGATGATCTGCCCGAGGAATCCCGGGCATCGGCCTTCGGACGGTCCGAGGCGCTGCTGCAGCTGTCCTGGGTGCTCGGCGGCGCGATCGGCGTGATGATCTATACCGATCTGTGGGTGGGGTTCACGGTGATATCGGCGGTCCTCATCCTGGGCCTGGCGCAGACACTGGCCAGCTTCCGTGGCGCTTCCCTGATTCCGGGCCTGGGCGGTAACCGCCCGGTGATGGCCGAACAAGAGGGTGGCAAGGTACACGCGTGA
- a CDS encoding DUF3027 domain-containing protein encodes MDITISGRDALYTCIDQARTAIVEFSGETVGKYLGASSEDTDLHALTHRFEADLPGYRGWHWEVVMAAAPGATVATVSEVVLVPGTEALRAPSWIPWEERIRPGDLGPGDLLAPPPNDPRLVPGYTDSGDQQVTETAGEIGLGRKQVLSLTGRVDAAQRWFDGDWGPDTEMARATRRVCRSCGFYLPLAGSLGVAFGVCANSMSADGHVVHIEYGCGAHSDTPQPVNSAMPLYEPFDDGVLDLAD; translated from the coding sequence ATGGACATCACTATCTCCGGCCGCGACGCCCTGTACACCTGTATTGATCAGGCACGTACGGCCATTGTCGAGTTCAGTGGGGAGACCGTGGGCAAGTACCTCGGGGCCTCCTCCGAGGACACAGATCTGCATGCGCTGACCCACCGCTTCGAGGCCGATCTGCCCGGGTACCGCGGGTGGCACTGGGAAGTGGTGATGGCCGCGGCACCGGGTGCCACCGTCGCGACCGTCAGTGAAGTGGTGCTGGTTCCGGGTACCGAGGCCCTGCGGGCGCCGAGCTGGATTCCCTGGGAAGAGCGCATCCGGCCGGGCGATCTGGGCCCGGGCGACCTGCTCGCGCCGCCGCCGAATGATCCCCGGCTGGTGCCCGGATACACAGACAGCGGAGATCAGCAGGTCACCGAGACCGCGGGTGAGATCGGGTTGGGGCGCAAGCAGGTGCTGAGCCTGACCGGGCGTGTCGATGCCGCGCAGCGCTGGTTCGACGGCGATTGGGGCCCCGATACGGAGATGGCGCGCGCCACCCGGCGGGTGTGCCGGTCGTGTGGCTTTTACCTGCCCCTGGCGGGGTCGCTGGGTGTCGCGTTCGGCGTGTGCGCCAATTCGATGTCGGCCGACGGCCACGTTGTGCACATCGAGTACGGCTGCGGCGCACACTCCGATACACCGCAGCCGGTCAACTCGGCGATGCCGCTGTACGAACCCTTCGACGACGGCGTGCTCGATCTAGCGGATTGA
- a CDS encoding SRPBCC family protein produces the protein MPNASLLETAVEINAPVEKVWGLIADLDNMPRWSPQTRKMFVRGPVQAGTDVINYNRKGWKVWPTRAVLTAVEPNKRLAWHVKDNLSEWSYDLEPTASGGTRVTERRVLGEKRSPISTNLQNLMFGGTEVFDEVLLEGMRTSLSKIKAAAEGA, from the coding sequence ATGCCCAACGCGTCACTGCTGGAAACCGCCGTGGAGATCAACGCGCCCGTGGAAAAGGTGTGGGGGCTGATCGCCGACCTCGACAACATGCCGAGGTGGAGCCCGCAGACCCGCAAGATGTTCGTCCGCGGCCCCGTACAGGCGGGCACCGACGTCATCAACTACAACCGCAAGGGCTGGAAGGTGTGGCCGACACGCGCCGTACTGACCGCCGTCGAGCCCAACAAGCGTCTGGCCTGGCACGTCAAGGACAATCTGAGCGAGTGGAGCTACGACCTCGAGCCCACGGCATCCGGTGGCACCCGGGTGACCGAGCGCCGCGTGCTGGGCGAGAAGCGGTCCCCCATCTCCACCAACCTGCAGAACCTGATGTTCGGCGGCACCGAGGTGTTCGACGAGGTGCTGCTCGAAGGCATGCGGACGTCGCTGTCGAAGATCAAGGCCGCCGCGGAAGGCGCTTAA
- a CDS encoding DUF2530 domain-containing protein, protein MDTPAPQPPPLPAALLNPWPVVVAGTVLWLVANILAFTVPAFESWRPITLAGLGTGALGTTIVLLQVRAARRGSRGAQTGL, encoded by the coding sequence GTGGACACCCCCGCGCCTCAACCGCCCCCGCTTCCGGCCGCACTGCTCAATCCGTGGCCGGTTGTCGTCGCAGGCACCGTGCTGTGGCTGGTGGCCAACATCCTCGCCTTCACCGTTCCCGCATTCGAAAGCTGGCGTCCCATAACGCTTGCCGGGCTGGGTACCGGTGCGCTGGGCACCACCATTGTCCTGCTACAAGTACGTGCCGCGCGGCGCGGTTCACGCGGCGCGCAAACCGGCCTGTAG
- a CDS encoding Rv0880 family HTH-type transcriptional regulator, whose amino-acid sequence MSDPDARLASDLSLVVIRLARHLRFRRADSPVSLTQLSALATLLNEGAMTPGALAARERVQPPSMTRVIASLAELGLVERSAHPTDGRQVVVSLSEAGADIVQADRSAREEWLREHLTDFTPEQRAVLRQATDLLSALVNENG is encoded by the coding sequence GTGAGCGACCCCGATGCCCGGCTGGCCAGCGATCTATCGCTCGTCGTGATCCGCCTGGCCCGGCATCTGCGGTTCCGCCGGGCCGATTCACCGGTCTCCTTGACGCAGTTGTCGGCCCTGGCCACGTTGCTCAACGAGGGTGCCATGACTCCGGGTGCGTTGGCGGCCCGCGAGCGGGTGCAGCCCCCGTCGATGACGCGGGTTATCGCCTCATTGGCCGAGCTCGGGTTGGTGGAGCGTTCGGCACATCCGACCGACGGCCGCCAGGTCGTCGTCTCGTTGTCGGAGGCCGGTGCGGACATCGTGCAGGCCGATCGCAGCGCGCGTGAGGAATGGCTGCGTGAGCACCTGACCGATTTCACCCCGGAGCAACGAGCGGTGCTACGGCAGGCGACCGACCTGCTGTCGGCGCTGGTCAATGAAAACGGTTAG
- a CDS encoding MFS transporter — MADRGGIFVSLRTRNYRLWISGQMVSLIGTWMQRVAQDWLVLDLSHGNAFLLGVVMALQFGPTLLLSVWGGMLADRYDKRRMLMLTQALMALFALTVGLLQVTGLIRIWHVMAVAFAMGCAAAIEAPTRQSFTIEMVGPEHLPNAVGLNSMVFNLAGIIGPAISGVLIGLVGTGWVFLLNFLSFIGVGIALWRMQPDELHPSDPVPPAKGQLRQGFLYVWHRRDLFMIMLTVFLVSTFGLNFSLTLAVLARETFGRGAASYGLLSTALAIGTLLGATLAARRTKKVRMTLFYGAAMAFGVSEAVVSAMPTYLSVAIALVPTGLLALTFTTSAMNIIQLSVDSQLRGRVMGIYMVAFLGGTPLGSPLVGWLADLHGGRMPLLVGGLVSVAAGMACATYLHRHPCPVVAGEVPEADDMVPPAPAATPVCEPTPLARRA, encoded by the coding sequence GTGGCTGACCGCGGCGGGATATTCGTATCGCTGCGCACACGCAACTACCGGCTATGGATCAGCGGACAGATGGTGTCGCTCATCGGCACCTGGATGCAGCGGGTCGCGCAGGACTGGCTGGTGCTGGATCTGTCGCACGGCAACGCCTTTCTGCTCGGCGTGGTGATGGCGCTGCAATTCGGTCCCACACTGCTGCTGTCGGTATGGGGCGGGATGCTGGCCGATCGCTACGACAAGCGGCGGATGCTCATGCTCACCCAGGCTCTGATGGCGCTGTTTGCGTTGACCGTGGGTCTGCTTCAGGTGACCGGATTGATCCGGATCTGGCACGTGATGGCGGTGGCCTTCGCGATGGGGTGCGCCGCCGCGATCGAGGCCCCAACCCGCCAGTCCTTCACGATAGAGATGGTGGGCCCGGAGCACCTGCCCAATGCGGTGGGGCTCAATTCGATGGTGTTCAACCTGGCCGGCATCATCGGCCCGGCCATCTCAGGCGTGTTGATCGGGCTGGTCGGCACCGGCTGGGTCTTCCTGCTGAACTTCCTCAGCTTCATCGGTGTGGGAATCGCGTTGTGGCGCATGCAGCCGGACGAGCTGCACCCGAGCGACCCCGTCCCTCCGGCGAAGGGGCAACTGCGCCAGGGCTTCTTGTACGTATGGCATCGGCGCGACCTGTTCATGATCATGCTGACGGTTTTCCTGGTCTCGACCTTCGGGCTGAATTTCTCACTGACACTGGCGGTGCTGGCACGGGAGACCTTCGGGCGTGGTGCGGCCTCCTACGGACTGCTGTCCACGGCTCTGGCGATCGGCACGCTGCTCGGCGCCACGCTGGCGGCCCGTCGCACCAAGAAGGTGCGCATGACGTTGTTCTACGGTGCAGCAATGGCTTTCGGGGTGTCGGAAGCTGTTGTCAGTGCGATGCCCACCTATCTCTCGGTGGCCATTGCCCTTGTCCCGACAGGTCTGCTGGCGCTGACGTTCACCACGTCGGCGATGAATATCATTCAGCTGTCCGTGGATTCGCAGCTGCGGGGAAGGGTGATGGGCATCTACATGGTGGCGTTCCTGGGTGGCACTCCGTTGGGCAGTCCGCTGGTGGGTTGGCTTGCCGACCTGCACGGCGGTCGGATGCCGCTGTTGGTTGGCGGGCTGGTCTCGGTGGCGGCCGGGATGGCGTGTGCGACGTATCTGCACCGGCATCCGTGTCCTGTTGTCGCCGGGGAGGTTCCCGAGGCCGACGATATGGTGCCGCCTGCCCCGGCTGCCACCCCGGTGTGCGAGCCGACGCCGTTGGCGAGGCGGGCGTAG
- a CDS encoding TrmH family RNA methyltransferase, whose product MLVIDVDDPADSRLDSFRDLNSVDRRPDLPSGKGLVIAEGVLVVQRMLASRFTPHALLGTDRRLTELADDLESVDVPYYRASAEVMAEVVGFHLNRGVLAASRRPEELSAADLMRRARTVAVLEGVNDHENLGSIFRNAAGLGVDAVFFGSGCADPLYRRAVRVSMGHALLVPSARLPEWPKSLYRMRDNGFRLLAMTPAGDSRDLATAIPSLRDEKVALMVGAEGPGLTDAALRASDLRVRIPMANGTDSLNVATAAALAFYERARLAP is encoded by the coding sequence ATGTTGGTTATCGATGTCGACGACCCCGCCGATTCGAGGCTCGACAGCTTCCGCGATCTCAACAGCGTCGACCGCAGGCCCGACCTGCCCAGCGGCAAGGGCCTGGTGATCGCCGAGGGAGTGTTGGTGGTGCAGCGCATGCTGGCCTCGCGGTTCACGCCACACGCATTGCTGGGCACTGACCGTAGATTGACCGAACTGGCAGACGATCTGGAGTCTGTCGACGTGCCGTACTACCGGGCCAGTGCCGAGGTGATGGCGGAGGTCGTCGGCTTCCATCTGAATCGCGGGGTGCTTGCGGCGTCGCGGCGTCCCGAGGAACTTTCGGCGGCCGACCTGATGCGGCGCGCCCGCACCGTAGCGGTCCTTGAGGGCGTGAACGATCACGAGAATCTGGGCTCGATCTTCCGCAATGCCGCCGGCCTGGGTGTGGATGCCGTGTTCTTCGGCAGCGGTTGCGCCGACCCGCTGTATCGCAGGGCGGTGCGGGTGTCGATGGGCCATGCCCTGCTGGTGCCATCCGCACGTCTTCCGGAGTGGCCAAAGTCCTTATATCGGATGCGGGACAACGGTTTCCGACTGTTGGCGATGACACCCGCAGGCGACTCCCGGGACTTGGCCACCGCGATTCCATCCTTGCGGGACGAGAAGGTGGCGTTGATGGTCGGAGCCGAAGGGCCGGGGCTGACGGATGCCGCGCTGCGCGCCAGCGATCTGCGGGTACGTATCCCCATGGCCAACGGTACCGATTCGCTGAACGTGGCCACCGCCGCCGCGCTGGCGTTCTACGAGCGCGCTAGGCTCGCGCCATGA
- a CDS encoding DUF2537 domain-containing protein — MTGHDSDTPWVEGIVSAMCVAVVVAVGVVVLSLGLVHVHPLWAVLLNIVAVGGLSPTLWSWRERPVLRWFVLGIAIGIAGGWVAAVVMALIT; from the coding sequence ATGACCGGCCACGACTCCGATACCCCCTGGGTAGAGGGCATCGTTTCGGCGATGTGTGTGGCCGTCGTGGTTGCGGTAGGTGTGGTGGTGCTGAGCCTGGGCCTGGTCCACGTGCATCCGCTCTGGGCGGTGCTGCTCAATATCGTTGCAGTGGGCGGTCTTTCGCCGACGTTATGGAGCTGGCGGGAACGCCCGGTGCTGCGATGGTTCGTTCTGGGTATCGCCATTGGGATAGCCGGCGGGTGGGTGGCGGCCGTCGTGATGGCCCTGATCACCTAG